One [Clostridium] saccharolyticum WM1 DNA segment encodes these proteins:
- a CDS encoding PemB family protein translates to MSILGTVGIADKGDYNPSTTYVAGNSVYYAGSTWVALKSNLTGITPEEGENWKYLARGFESDSLSQIEGTDTSGVIGTAGSTVVSQALIDAIADKVMTKLIPYANIVNNFMATDPKTVLSGPMGKSLKDQLDTTNINLNKTNLKANSNFLTVGKTGAQYTTINAAINYAKTYATKTNRVTIFIYEGTYNEQIELNDNNGIDLVGIQGQTIVTYPSAYPNAPLYTCGQGYFYGITFRSAGGTSSYGMHFERQGFPNASGETVFTNCRFISDANASVGVGMGDNNTVEFRNCTFIGAATESQAIYVHNFPTAASGQTMRFINNHIYGNITVDDAPAMVGNGTIASPLILQFFNNYVEYGSFRFRKDASTQLPYVSVNHHNISIHTNSRYNTLIALNRKDYGAFFYGYSKPANKIPNSGYYDYYIPLKDANSYSIVVDNAVIQGVGDYDKTKYSIVGQTPSGFLLRDTDASGTGAGNFITVYFTILPL, encoded by the coding sequence ATGTCAATCTTAGGAACTGTAGGAATAGCTGATAAAGGTGATTATAATCCAAGTACTACATATGTTGCAGGAAATTCTGTTTATTATGCAGGTTCAACATGGGTGGCACTTAAAAGTAATCTTACCGGAATAACTCCAGAAGAAGGTGAAAATTGGAAATATTTGGCCCGTGGATTCGAGTCTGATTCTCTTTCACAAATAGAAGGAACTGATACAAGTGGAGTGATCGGAACTGCTGGATCAACCGTGGTGAGCCAGGCATTGATTGACGCTATCGCAGATAAGGTCATGACAAAGTTAATACCATATGCAAATATTGTAAATAACTTTATGGCTACTGATCCAAAAACCGTTTTGTCCGGTCCTATGGGAAAGAGTTTAAAGGATCAGCTTGATACGACAAATATTAATTTAAATAAGACAAATTTAAAGGCAAACTCCAATTTCCTTACAGTCGGCAAGACGGGAGCGCAGTACACCACTATAAACGCTGCTATAAATTACGCAAAAACATACGCTACCAAAACCAACAGAGTGACGATTTTTATATATGAGGGGACTTATAATGAACAAATAGAATTAAATGATAACAATGGAATAGATTTAGTGGGAATTCAGGGTCAGACCATTGTTACTTACCCAAGCGCTTATCCGAATGCCCCATTATACACATGTGGTCAAGGGTATTTTTATGGAATTACCTTTCGCAGTGCTGGGGGGACTAGTTCTTATGGAATGCACTTTGAAAGACAGGGGTTTCCAAATGCAAGCGGAGAGACAGTCTTTACTAATTGCAGATTTATTTCTGATGCAAATGCCTCTGTCGGTGTCGGAATGGGAGATAATAATACTGTGGAATTCAGGAATTGTACATTTATAGGGGCAGCCACAGAAAGCCAAGCTATCTATGTCCACAACTTCCCGACTGCAGCCTCTGGTCAAACCATGAGATTTATCAATAATCATATTTACGGAAACATAACCGTTGATGATGCCCCCGCCATGGTAGGGAATGGAACTATTGCTTCCCCCCTTATTTTACAGTTTTTTAATAATTATGTTGAATATGGTAGTTTCCGATTCCGGAAAGACGCAAGCACGCAACTACCGTATGTATCAGTAAACCACCATAATATAAGTATTCATACAAATAGCCGCTACAATACATTAATAGCTCTGAATCGTAAAGATTACGGGGCTTTCTTTTATGGTTATAGTAAGCCTGCTAACAAAATTCCCAATTCAGGTTATTATGATTATTATATTCCTTTAAAGGATGCCAACAGTTATTCCATAGTCGTTGATAATGCAGTAATACAAGGCGTTGGGGATTATGATAAAACAAAATATTCAATCGTTGGGCAAACTCCTAGCGGTTTTTTGCTAAGAGACACAGATGCCTCTGGAACCGGAGCTGGGAATTTTATTACTGTTTATTTTACAATTTTACCTTTATAA
- a CDS encoding helix-turn-helix domain-containing protein → MSSGAKIKSDSNISLGENIKYFRNIREYSQAYMVKELQLRGCNTTKQSYSKYEKDLAHITATEINAIAEILEIQLDKLFLKKRS, encoded by the coding sequence ATGAGTAGTGGAGCTAAAATCAAATCAGATTCTAATATCTCGTTAGGCGAAAATATTAAATATTTTCGTAACATACGAGAGTACTCTCAGGCTTATATGGTTAAGGAGCTTCAACTTAGAGGCTGCAATACAACAAAACAAAGCTATTCTAAGTACGAAAAAGATTTAGCCCATATTACTGCTACAGAAATTAATGCTATTGCTGAAATTCTTGAAATTCAACTCGATAAATTATTTCTAAAAAAACGATCATAG
- a CDS encoding site-specific integrase produces MDLDTEELLELYNMKKQQKKENAILQGHLENFYHIWTNDKGTFLSYLPDSTKPKGRKPVTATTKEKLERKIIDFYLELEQNEKNQKEQERLSTIRSIYPLWLNIKGLETKATSYIRRIDNDWNAYYSTDPIFDLDIRTFTKAILKEWALNKVRDKGLTKTQYYNMSMIIRQCLDYAVDHELIPLNPYNQFTVDKKLLKKVKQPEDGTQVFLTNERPLIECEAWSDFEEKNCTSALAIPLAFQLGVRLGELIAIKETDISSDGKYLHIQRMVQKQERQRPDGSWYPARWEAVEHTKSSAGDRTIYLTEEARRIIKVILESNKENGFYDNDFLFIHDGKRINPRAVDTRIRKYCDHINISSKSTHKIRKTYISSLLDGGININEIRKQVGHEDERTTLKNYCFNRKTSVENESDMEKALAV; encoded by the coding sequence ATGGACTTAGATACAGAAGAGCTTCTCGAATTATATAACATGAAAAAACAGCAAAAAAAAGAGAATGCCATACTACAAGGGCACCTTGAAAACTTTTACCATATCTGGACAAACGACAAAGGAACCTTTCTCTCCTATCTACCTGATTCCACAAAACCAAAAGGACGAAAGCCCGTTACTGCTACCACAAAAGAAAAGCTGGAACGTAAAATCATTGACTTTTATCTGGAACTGGAACAGAACGAAAAAAATCAGAAGGAACAGGAACGGTTATCCACCATAAGAAGCATTTATCCTTTATGGCTGAATATTAAAGGTCTGGAAACCAAGGCTACCAGCTATATCCGAAGAATTGATAATGACTGGAACGCTTATTATTCTACTGACCCTATCTTTGATCTGGATATCCGAACCTTTACAAAAGCTATTTTAAAGGAATGGGCATTGAATAAAGTAAGGGATAAGGGGCTGACTAAAACCCAATATTATAACATGTCCATGATTATCCGTCAGTGCCTTGATTATGCCGTTGACCACGAACTGATTCCTCTTAATCCTTACAATCAATTCACTGTAGATAAAAAGCTGTTAAAGAAAGTAAAACAGCCGGAAGATGGGACACAAGTATTTCTTACCAATGAGCGTCCATTGATTGAGTGTGAAGCATGGTCAGACTTTGAGGAAAAAAATTGCACTTCTGCTTTAGCCATTCCGCTTGCATTTCAATTAGGCGTACGCTTAGGGGAACTTATCGCAATCAAAGAAACCGATATTTCCTCAGATGGAAAGTATCTACATATTCAGCGAATGGTTCAGAAACAGGAACGACAACGTCCAGACGGGTCATGGTATCCTGCCAGATGGGAAGCCGTGGAGCATACAAAATCCTCCGCTGGTGACCGCACGATTTATCTGACCGAGGAAGCAAGACGTATCATCAAAGTGATTCTTGAATCCAACAAGGAAAACGGTTTCTATGATAATGACTTCCTGTTTATCCATGATGGAAAGCGAATCAATCCAAGAGCCGTTGATACCCGTATCCGTAAATACTGCGATCATATCAATATATCCAGTAAAAGCACTCATAAGATACGGAAAACCTATATTTCTTCTCTTCTTGATGGCGGTATTAACATCAATGAGATACGAAAACAGGTCGGTCATGAGGACGAGCGCACCACTCTGAAAAACTACTGCTTCAACCGGAAAACCAGTGTTGAAAATGAATCCGATATGGAAAAAGCTTTAGCGGTTTAA
- a CDS encoding NlpC/P60 family protein → MAAEQKRQAVCDKYATIIGRNIYNQDLRNYCFKKYKDGNYYSDCSSSICLSYQEAGYGFGNLNTAGIYTSSKLITIDAKITAGIPDISLLRKGDMLEFAGTDASRPLKIGHVEMYYGNGIICGHGSGTPSYKDIVAYCKSRYNSLASGGWRKGLVCVRRYIQDDAQPIPDPVKLSGWNEEPDGWRFYLGNSGEPVRNAWYMDSDGKWYWFDGAGIMISNKWYMYNSEWYYMGADGAMVKGLQTIDGKWYYLDKNGKMSTEPVTLTPDQDGALQYPGLKA, encoded by the coding sequence ATGGCAGCAGAACAGAAACGGCAGGCGGTATGTGATAAATACGCTACGATTATAGGCCGGAATATCTATAATCAGGATTTACGCAATTACTGCTTCAAAAAATATAAAGACGGCAATTATTACAGCGATTGCAGCAGCTCTATATGTCTCAGCTATCAGGAGGCCGGGTACGGATTCGGGAACCTGAATACGGCTGGGATTTACACATCAAGCAAACTGATAACCATAGATGCAAAAATTACCGCAGGAATACCGGATATATCGCTCCTACGAAAGGGTGATATGTTGGAGTTTGCCGGGACAGATGCCAGCAGGCCCCTTAAGATTGGCCACGTAGAAATGTATTACGGTAATGGAATCATCTGCGGACATGGAAGCGGTACACCTTCCTATAAGGATATCGTGGCATATTGCAAGAGCCGGTACAACTCCTTGGCTTCCGGTGGCTGGCGTAAGGGACTTGTCTGTGTGCGCAGATATATCCAGGACGATGCACAACCTATTCCTGATCCTGTAAAACTATCCGGGTGGAATGAGGAACCGGATGGCTGGCGGTTCTACCTTGGAAATTCCGGTGAGCCAGTACGAAATGCATGGTACATGGATTCTGATGGGAAATGGTACTGGTTTGATGGTGCTGGAATCATGATTTCAAATAAGTGGTATATGTACAATAGTGAGTGGTACTATATGGGAGCAGATGGGGCTATGGTAAAAGGCTTACAGACGATTGATGGAAAATGGTATTACTTGGACAAGAATGGAAAGATGAGTACTGAACCGGTTACGTTGACACCAGATCAGGACGGGGCATTGCAGTATCCAGGATTGAAAGCATAA
- a CDS encoding phage tail tape measure protein: MADRIKGITIEIGGDTTGLNKALGGVNKEIRNTQSQLKDVERLLKLDPSNTELLSQKQKLLTQAISDTANKLETLKTAEQQAQQQFAEGKINQQQYDALKREIIETEKQLDSLKESAKNANVTLQQISLAGDKLQEFGGKISGVGEKLLPVTGAIAGIGAAGIAAALELDDGYDTIITKTGATGEALEGLNKVADDIFSNLPTSMENAGTAVGEVNTRFGATGDVLEDLSTKFIQFAEINGVDLNNSIGTVDKIMEQWNIDMSETGDVLGIITKKGQDTGISVDALMDSVQKNGATFKEMGLNLAQSIDLMAQFEANGVNAETAIAGLKKSIKNYTSEGKSTEEALKLTIGSIKEAKTETEALAIAQNIFGAKGAAEMSKAIREGRIDLNDLSSSMSEYGTVVEDTFNATLDPWDDAKVAMNNLKLAGADLGSTLLSTLQPTITAVVNKVKELTKWFEGLSDSQKENIVKILAIVAAIGPLLIIIGKVVAGVGTLIKVFGTVSSLFSASSAALGAGGAAATGFGSAITALAGPIAIIIAAIAAFIAIFVTLYKNNEDFRNKVQEVWSQIQEIIGGIIENIKGIISGFIAIASALWQQYGDDMTIIISNAFSYISDFIKTAITLIRDILSVVLAVIKGDWSGAWEAMKTLVSNLFDGIKNIVSSGIDLIKSIIKLGTDITKDIFEAFKDKVIEIFYNLQGKLSEKITEIKETIINGIGAAVDWIKALPGQAIEWGKDFIDGFVSGIKEKIGDVTDAIKGVAEKITAYIHFSRPDIGPLREYEKWMPDMITGMAKGIKDNAWKITDQLRGLTGSMSYMINGESGSYSADLSKIEGLLGYYLPGMTGGSNIVLDDGALVGKMLPNIDSGLTNFKDTKGRNG, encoded by the coding sequence TTGGCTGATAGAATCAAAGGAATAACTATTGAAATCGGTGGGGATACCACTGGACTAAATAAAGCCTTGGGCGGCGTGAACAAAGAAATAAGAAATACTCAGTCGCAGCTTAAAGACGTTGAACGCCTATTAAAACTTGATCCATCGAATACGGAGTTATTAAGCCAGAAGCAAAAGCTATTAACACAAGCTATATCTGATACAGCAAATAAACTGGAAACCCTGAAAACAGCCGAACAGCAGGCGCAGCAACAATTCGCAGAAGGAAAGATAAACCAACAGCAATATGATGCACTGAAACGTGAAATTATTGAGACTGAAAAGCAGTTAGATTCATTGAAAGAATCAGCGAAAAATGCAAACGTAACATTGCAGCAAATTAGCCTTGCAGGCGATAAATTACAGGAATTTGGAGGGAAAATATCAGGTGTAGGCGAAAAACTTTTACCAGTAACGGGTGCAATCGCTGGAATCGGAGCGGCAGGAATCGCCGCAGCCTTGGAACTTGATGATGGTTATGATACTATCATTACAAAAACAGGAGCAACCGGGGAAGCACTGGAAGGTCTTAATAAAGTCGCAGATGATATTTTTTCAAACTTGCCAACAAGTATGGAGAATGCTGGGACGGCGGTTGGAGAGGTAAACACAAGATTCGGAGCTACCGGGGATGTATTAGAAGATTTATCAACAAAGTTTATTCAGTTTGCAGAAATTAACGGAGTTGACTTAAATAATTCCATTGGAACAGTTGATAAAATTATGGAACAGTGGAATATTGACATGTCAGAAACTGGTGATGTACTTGGTATTATCACTAAAAAAGGTCAGGATACTGGAATAAGTGTTGATGCCCTGATGGACAGCGTACAGAAAAATGGTGCTACATTTAAAGAAATGGGGCTTAATCTAGCCCAGTCTATTGACTTGATGGCACAATTCGAAGCAAATGGCGTAAATGCGGAAACCGCAATCGCTGGGCTAAAAAAATCGATAAAGAATTACACATCAGAAGGGAAAAGTACAGAAGAAGCTCTTAAGCTTACGATTGGCAGCATTAAAGAAGCAAAGACTGAGACAGAAGCTCTGGCAATAGCGCAAAATATATTTGGAGCCAAGGGTGCGGCTGAAATGTCAAAGGCAATCAGGGAAGGAAGAATTGATCTAAATGATCTTTCTTCTTCTATGTCGGAGTATGGAACTGTGGTTGAAGATACTTTTAATGCAACCCTTGATCCATGGGACGATGCCAAAGTGGCAATGAATAATTTGAAACTGGCAGGCGCAGACCTGGGGAGTACTTTATTATCAACATTGCAGCCGACAATTACAGCGGTAGTTAATAAGGTAAAAGAGCTTACAAAATGGTTTGAAGGATTAAGTGATTCACAGAAGGAAAACATTGTTAAAATACTTGCCATAGTTGCCGCAATCGGCCCGTTGCTCATTATTATAGGAAAAGTAGTAGCAGGCGTGGGTACGCTGATAAAAGTGTTTGGAACGGTTAGCAGTTTGTTTTCTGCGTCATCGGCTGCTTTAGGAGCAGGAGGGGCAGCAGCCACCGGATTTGGAAGTGCGATTACTGCGCTTGCTGGTCCGATAGCGATTATTATTGCAGCAATAGCAGCCTTTATAGCAATATTTGTCACTCTTTACAAAAACAACGAAGATTTTAGAAATAAAGTACAGGAAGTATGGTCACAAATACAGGAAATTATAGGCGGAATAATTGAGAACATAAAGGGGATTATTTCTGGATTTATAGCCATAGCTTCAGCATTATGGCAGCAATATGGTGATGATATGACAATCATCATATCAAATGCATTTAGCTACATTTCTGACTTTATCAAAACTGCAATTACTTTGATTCGAGATATCCTGAGTGTTGTACTTGCGGTAATAAAAGGTGACTGGTCTGGCGCATGGGAAGCCATGAAAACACTGGTTTCAAATTTATTTGATGGAATTAAGAATATAGTTTCAAGTGGAATAGATTTGATCAAAAGCATAATCAAGCTGGGTACCGATATTACAAAAGATATATTTGAAGCTTTTAAAGATAAAGTCATTGAGATATTTTATAATCTGCAAGGTAAACTATCGGAAAAGATAACTGAAATAAAAGAAACAATCATTAATGGTATTGGTGCGGCCGTTGATTGGATCAAGGCACTGCCAGGGCAGGCCATAGAATGGGGAAAAGATTTTATTGACGGATTCGTGTCAGGAATCAAAGAAAAGATTGGTGATGTGACTGATGCTATAAAGGGGGTCGCTGAAAAAATTACTGCTTATATCCATTTCTCTCGCCCGGACATTGGACCACTAAGAGAGTATGAAAAGTGGATGCCCGATATGATTACAGGCATGGCAAAAGGAATCAAAGATAATGCATGGAAAATCACCGATCAGCTAAGAGGGCTTACCGGATCAATGTCATACATGATCAATGGAGAATCCGGTTCATACTCTGCCGATCTATCAAAGATTGAGGGATTGCTTGGTTATTATCTTCCTGGAATGACTGGTGGATCAAATATTGTACTTGATGATGGCGCACTTGTTGGGAAGATGCTCCCAAATATTGATTCAGGGCTTACAAATTTTAAAGACACAAAGGGGAGGAATGGGTAA
- a CDS encoding phage tail family protein — protein MKINDTHMLNNLGLALSRVDCVQPPEPKINTQDIPGADGILDLTESLVGRTLYNNRIITMEFGRGLEKSAWPTMYSRVQSLFHGKQVKVIFDDDTEYYYSGRAAVSDYTRTQMLGTLVITVNADPYKYEMYGGLDDWLWDPFNFQTGIIRSYKNLTVSGTRDVRIIGRDKIIVPLIISNASMTVTFKGKIYNIVAGNNKIYDIEIMEGDNTLTFTGNGVISIDYRGGIL, from the coding sequence GTGAAAATCAATGATACACATATGCTCAATAACTTGGGGCTTGCGCTTTCCAGGGTCGATTGCGTGCAGCCCCCAGAACCCAAAATCAATACACAGGATATTCCGGGAGCTGATGGGATTTTAGACCTCACAGAAAGCCTTGTGGGGCGCACGTTGTATAATAACCGAATTATAACAATGGAGTTTGGGAGAGGTCTTGAAAAAAGTGCATGGCCTACGATGTACAGTAGGGTGCAAAGCCTTTTTCACGGAAAACAGGTCAAGGTTATTTTTGATGATGATACAGAGTATTACTATTCTGGCCGTGCTGCAGTATCAGATTATACCCGTACTCAAATGCTTGGGACACTGGTAATCACAGTAAATGCCGATCCTTATAAGTATGAAATGTACGGAGGTTTAGATGATTGGTTATGGGACCCGTTCAATTTCCAGACTGGTATAATCAGAAGCTATAAAAACCTGACAGTATCAGGCACCCGTGATGTAAGAATTATCGGAAGGGATAAAATCATTGTACCGCTTATCATATCAAATGCTTCCATGACCGTGACATTCAAGGGGAAAATATATAATATCGTGGCTGGAAACAATAAAATTTATGATATTGAGATCATGGAAGGTGATAATACTCTCACCTTTACCGGAAATGGAGTAATTTCCATAGATTACAGAGGAGGGATTTTATAA
- a CDS encoding ATP-binding protein: MIMTIMGNGDGIIRPFISENYWKYGTTHWIEWDMMKNGYRFLLSGPSGSGKTTLAQGILSKIARHVPESEIYVLDYKNIDFAYLEGAKRYFKHDSSTDGFLEFYDIFETRLSHNATYPWLILYIDEYPSWLLSLPSKEQKELMSKMARLLNLSRAKQIHICVSCQKPLADLFSSGSRESFSHKVLLQAPSKETVTMLMPNYKDVIETCPTGVGYMTVNDTTLTKVRVPFPQNVDAMHRDLRNAVNR, translated from the coding sequence ATGATTATGACTATCATGGGTAATGGGGACGGAATTATCCGCCCCTTTATATCAGAAAATTACTGGAAATATGGAACCACTCACTGGATTGAATGGGATATGATGAAAAACGGATATCGTTTCTTATTATCAGGCCCGTCAGGCTCTGGAAAAACCACATTAGCCCAAGGCATCTTAAGCAAGATAGCCCGTCATGTACCAGAATCCGAGATATATGTCCTTGATTACAAGAACATTGATTTTGCCTACCTCGAGGGAGCCAAGCGTTACTTTAAACATGATTCCAGTACAGATGGCTTTCTTGAATTTTACGATATCTTTGAAACACGTTTATCACACAATGCTACTTATCCCTGGCTGATTCTATACATAGACGAATATCCATCATGGTTATTAAGCCTACCGTCCAAAGAACAGAAAGAATTAATGTCAAAAATGGCTAGACTTTTAAATTTAAGTAGGGCAAAACAAATTCATATCTGTGTTTCATGTCAAAAGCCATTGGCAGATTTGTTTAGTTCCGGCAGTCGTGAGAGTTTTTCGCATAAAGTTCTCTTACAGGCACCAAGCAAGGAAACAGTAACTATGCTCATGCCAAATTATAAAGATGTCATAGAAACATGTCCCACGGGTGTTGGGTATATGACGGTAAATGATACCACTCTTACAAAAGTCAGAGTTCCTTTTCCCCAAAATGTAGACGCTATGCATAGGGATTTACGGAACGCAGTCAACAGATAG
- the hflK gene encoding FtsH protease activity modulator HflK: MDKRFGGQEDSSNRNPENFEKLPRKKQAKVILKSAYLVIGMLLAVFLLYNSFYTLTEDKVAVVCTFGNPVSVTKTGPHFKIPLIQTVYKMSKEIKGMRIGYDEENQSTVSESEMITKDFNFVNVDFYIEYQVVDPVRAYIYRDNAVDILKNLSQSYIRDTVGIYNVDEVITTGKAEIQAKVKQLLSERLEKEDIGIGINNVTIQDSEPPTVAVSNAFKAVEDAKQSMDTKINEAKKYQSEQLPAANARADKAKKDAEAYKQQRISEAEGQVSRFNDMYQEYIKYPLITKKRMFYETMENILPSLKVIIDGSDGTQTMLPLEPFAGSEKGEQ; this comes from the coding sequence ATGGATAAAAGATTTGGAGGCCAAGAAGATTCGAGCAATCGGAATCCGGAAAATTTCGAAAAACTTCCAAGAAAAAAGCAGGCAAAGGTGATTTTAAAGAGCGCTTACCTTGTTATAGGAATGCTACTGGCTGTTTTCTTACTTTACAACAGTTTTTATACGTTGACGGAGGATAAGGTTGCAGTAGTATGTACATTTGGCAACCCTGTCAGCGTGACGAAGACGGGACCTCATTTTAAGATCCCATTAATACAGACAGTTTACAAGATGTCAAAAGAAATCAAAGGCATGAGGATCGGTTATGACGAAGAAAATCAATCAACTGTCAGTGAGTCTGAAATGATCACAAAAGATTTTAACTTTGTTAATGTTGACTTCTATATCGAATATCAGGTTGTTGATCCGGTTAGAGCCTATATTTACCGTGACAATGCTGTGGATATCTTAAAAAATCTTTCCCAGTCTTATATCAGGGATACCGTTGGCATCTATAATGTAGATGAGGTGATCACCACAGGGAAGGCTGAAATACAAGCAAAGGTAAAGCAGCTTCTTTCGGAACGATTGGAAAAGGAAGATATTGGCATCGGAATTAATAACGTAACCATACAGGATTCGGAACCTCCTACCGTAGCAGTCAGCAATGCTTTTAAGGCAGTAGAGGATGCAAAACAGAGTATGGATACAAAAATCAATGAAGCGAAAAAGTATCAGTCTGAGCAGCTCCCGGCGGCAAATGCCAGAGCAGATAAAGCAAAAAAGGATGCGGAGGCCTATAAACAGCAAAGAATTAGTGAAGCAGAAGGTCAGGTATCAAGATTTAACGATATGTATCAGGAATACATAAAGTATCCGCTGATTACAAAGAAGAGAATGTTTTACGAGACCATGGAAAATATCCTGCCTTCCCTAAAGGTTATCATTGATGGATCAGATGGAACACAGACAATGCTTCCTTTAGAACCCTTTGCAGGCAGTGAGAAAGGAGAACAATAA
- a CDS encoding phage tail spike protein translates to MYKVTVKTNGIEYLLHEPRDDSGELQLIDPTLSEEVGKNGTFTFTISPLHPNKDKIIPMASEIFIYKDGEKILCCRMIDSESDFYNTGRATCEGELAFLLDSVQRPYEYTGSLYNYFVQLLNTHNSEVEERKRFEVGNVTIAGTEITRSNSEYSNTMTEMLGQLTDINGGYLRVRYSNDKKFLDYVSDYGGINNQVIRFGENLIDLTKHVEPTSLITALIPTGAKIKSDDSGSEDTVVNITSVNGGKDYIYNETAVAAYGWIWGSQSFEDVTDPSILLAKARAYLDEAVSIPETIELKAIDLSTLGLDVDALKLGYWTDIVSKPHGLSKRFMLSKKITGLANPAKNSITLGKVTLTFTGQAAKEKAQITARINAVASSTSKEINRKVENATQLITGGKGGYVVLDVYDPDSGEKIHPWRILIMDTPDKETARSVIQFNKNGFGFSTTGINGPYRNAWTIDGNLVADFITTGTMLADRIRGGTLELGGTGLGKDGSIIVKNASGTTIGYWDKTGLHVLTGTISGSQISGSIFTGGAIDVGVLRADAGGVQFGDYYVSADGTNQLHSSDGSVVIQTARGGPFGKYAAINLSSQAGTTILSDHHLETPFVNAKQINGDCELFGDNWWKGYSLFEALDFLNDKINNLR, encoded by the coding sequence ATGTATAAAGTAACAGTAAAAACTAATGGAATAGAGTATTTGCTTCATGAACCACGGGACGATAGCGGAGAATTACAGTTAATTGATCCCACGCTTTCAGAGGAAGTTGGAAAGAACGGAACATTCACCTTTACAATATCACCACTCCATCCGAATAAAGATAAGATTATCCCTATGGCCAGTGAAATTTTTATCTATAAGGACGGAGAGAAAATATTATGCTGCCGCATGATTGACAGCGAAAGCGATTTTTACAATACAGGCCGGGCAACCTGTGAGGGTGAGCTTGCTTTCTTGCTTGACAGCGTACAGAGACCATATGAATACACCGGAAGCCTGTATAATTACTTTGTGCAGCTTCTTAATACGCATAACAGTGAGGTTGAGGAAAGGAAACGGTTTGAAGTTGGTAATGTGACAATAGCCGGGACAGAGATAACAAGATCAAATTCCGAATACTCCAATACCATGACCGAAATGTTAGGCCAGCTTACCGACATAAACGGCGGATATCTCAGGGTACGGTATTCAAATGATAAGAAATTTCTGGATTATGTAAGTGATTATGGTGGAATAAATAACCAGGTTATACGGTTCGGGGAAAACCTTATTGACCTGACAAAGCACGTTGAGCCTACGAGCCTTATAACCGCACTGATTCCAACCGGGGCTAAGATAAAGAGTGATGATTCAGGCTCAGAGGACACCGTTGTAAATATTACTTCCGTAAATGGCGGGAAGGATTACATATACAATGAGACAGCAGTAGCGGCTTATGGCTGGATTTGGGGTTCACAGTCATTCGAAGATGTTACGGACCCGTCAATATTGCTTGCAAAAGCCAGAGCATACCTTGACGAAGCGGTAAGCATACCGGAAACCATTGAATTAAAAGCCATTGATTTAAGTACCCTGGGGTTGGATGTAGATGCGCTCAAATTAGGCTATTGGACCGATATAGTAAGTAAGCCACACGGTTTAAGCAAAAGATTCATGCTTTCCAAAAAGATAACAGGGCTTGCAAATCCGGCAAAGAACAGTATTACACTCGGCAAAGTGACACTGACATTCACCGGGCAAGCAGCAAAGGAAAAAGCACAGATTACAGCAAGAATTAACGCTGTAGCTTCAAGCACAAGCAAGGAAATAAACCGGAAAGTAGAGAATGCTACACAACTCATCACAGGCGGAAAAGGTGGATACGTAGTTCTTGATGTATACGATCCTGATTCAGGGGAAAAGATACATCCATGGAGAATTCTAATTATGGATACTCCAGATAAGGAAACAGCCCGGAGTGTAATCCAGTTCAATAAAAATGGATTTGGTTTTTCTACTACTGGAATTAATGGACCTTACCGGAATGCATGGACCATTGACGGAAATCTTGTTGCAGACTTTATCACAACCGGCACTATGCTCGCTGACCGGATCAGGGGCGGCACACTGGAACTAGGTGGAACTGGACTTGGTAAAGATGGTTCTATTATTGTAAAGAATGCATCGGGTACCACCATAGGATATTGGGATAAGACAGGGCTACATGTTCTGACAGGAACTATTTCAGGTTCTCAAATATCGGGTTCTATCTTTACAGGCGGAGCGATTGATGTAGGCGTTCTTAGAGCTGATGCTGGCGGAGTGCAGTTTGGTGATTATTATGTGAGTGCAGACGGAACAAATCAATTACACTCATCTGACGGATCCGTGGTTATCCAAACAGCACGGGGTGGCCCTTTCGGCAAATATGCGGCAATAAATTTAAGTTCCCAAGCAGGAACTACTATACTGTCTGATCATCATTTGGAAACGCCGTTTGTTAATGCTAAGCAGATCAATGGGGATTGTGAACTGTTTGGCGATAATTGGTGGAAAGGTTATTCGTTATTCGAAGCACTCGATTTCCTAAATGATAAGATAAATAATCTAAGGTAA